A window of Castanea sativa cultivar Marrone di Chiusa Pesio chromosome 1, ASM4071231v1 contains these coding sequences:
- the LOC142621469 gene encoding protein PTST, chloroplastic: MEIGTARCCLDKQVSWFSRNLGTLGWENIDKLPCTVAAWKLRMGYPRLMYLHQSSMGKHPMAHVFWRRYSMPASLEESSSPKSKKYSSNDDATESPESVLAQPLSRDELKSLLADSERTRLIRKLSEANQQNRFLKRQLHVKEDALVNFKSELAVLELEVQALVTLAEEIANSVTPVGSRKINGKYIQSHLLSRLEAVHEKLNEQIKDVDAARSKEVSLFWIGMAESVQVMGTFDGWSQGEHLSPEYTGSFTKFSTTLMLRPGRYEIKFLVDGEWHLSPEYPTVGEGLTENNLLIVE, from the exons ATGGAGATAGGTACTGCAAG GTGTTGCCTTGACAAACAAGTGTCCTGGTTCTCAAGGAATTTAGGAACATTAGGCTGGGAAAATATTGACAAACTTCCATGTACTGTGGCTGCTTGGAAGTTAAGGATGGGCTACCCAAGGTTGATGTATTTGCATCAATCTTCTATGGGAAAGCATCCCATGGCCCATGTGTTCTGGAGAAGATATTCCATGCCTGCTAGTTTGGAGGAATCATCATCACCAAAGTCGAAAAAGTATTCTAGTAATGATGATGCAACTGAGTCGCCAGAGTCAGTTCTTGCTCAACCACTAAGCAGGGATGAg TTAAAGTCGCTGCTGGCTGATTCTGAAAGAACGAGGCTCATTAGAAAACTAAGTGAAGCCAATCAACAAAATCGCTTCCTCAAACGACAG TTACATGTAAAGGAGGACGCACTAGTTAATTTCAAAAGCGAACTTGCTGTCTTGGAACTTGAAGTTCAG GCTTTGGTCACACTTGCAGAAGAAATAGCTAACTCTGTCACTCCAGTAGGTTCAAGAAAGATCAATGGCAAATACATTCAATCTCATCTTCTTTCCCGATTAGAAG CTGTACATGAAAAGCTGAATGAACAGATAAAAGATGTGGATGCTGCACGATCCAAAGAGGTTTCCTTGTTCTGGATTGGCATGGCAGAG AGTGTGCAAGTAATGGGAACCTTTGATGGATGGAGTCAAGGAGAGCACCTATCACCAGAATACACTGGTTCTTTCACGAAGTTCTCAACAACATTAATGCTTAGGCCTGGAAG GTACGAAATCAAGTTCTTGGTGGATGGAGAGTGGCATCTATCCCCAGAATATCCTACCGTTGGAGAGGGACTAACGGAAAATAACTTGCTAATTGTGGAATAA
- the LOC142622801 gene encoding glucan endo-1,3-beta-D-glucosidase-like produces MALPTSFWLFLSFSFWYCNALATTTPFLFPETKSTVVPNPARYFSSHLLSSPLPTNSFFQNFVVSNGDDPEYIHPYLIKSNSSSLSFTYPFLLSNSSIVHQIFVPDLTITSLNKTTPSAILNKRHRISSFSDLSVTLDLPPNNLRFYLVRGSPFLTCKAITRSTYLSISTIHDILSFSSDSSLTKHVIKLNNSQTWLLYTSAPIRFTNSISQITSREFSGVIRIAILPNSERKYEAVLDKYSSCYPISGNANLSKPFRLEYKWEKKGRGKLLLLAHPLHRQLLSGNIVLEGFKYKSIDGDLVGVIGDSWVLKLGPIPVTWHSIAGIRKEHFPEVVSALRKDVDALTTISTPASYFYGKEVARAARLALIAEEVGYPKAIPVVAKFLKNAVQPWLDGNYGGNGFLYERKWGGLVTKLGSTNSTLDFGFGIYNDHHFHLGYFVYAIAVLAKIDPAWGRQYKPQAYSLVADYMNVGLGSYSYSYYPQVRCFDPWKLHSWAAGLQNYTDGRNQESTSEAVNAYYSAALLGLAYKDNHLKRIGSTLAALEILSAQTWWHVKEGNDLYGKEFSRKNRLVGILWANMRDTKLWFAPAEWTACRLGIQVLPITPITEILFSNAEFARDVVNWALPSLSLSGVSGRWKDFFYALEGTYNYTSAIAKARKSTEHDDGNSLANLLWWIYSQSGDKSVIG; encoded by the coding sequence aTGGCATTACCAACATCATTCTGGCTCttcttatcattttctttttggtacTGCAATGCATTAGCAACAACCACTCCATTTCTCTTCCCAGAAACCAAATCAACAGTGGTTCCAAATCCTGCTCGCTATTTCTCATCTCATCTCCTATCATCTCCACTTCCCACCaattcatttttccaaaactttGTCGTATCAAATGGTGATGACCCTGAATACATTCACCCGTATCTCATCAAATCTAATtcctcctctctttcttttaccTACCCATTTCTCTTATCAAACTCCTCCATCGTTCACCAAATTTTTGTCCCTGACCTCACCATCACTTCCTTGAACAAAACTACCCCATCAGCTATTCTCAACAAAAGGCATAGAATCTCATCTTTTAGTGATCTCAGTGTCACTTTGGACCTTCCTCCTAATAATCTACGGTTCTACCTTGTCCGGGGAAGCCCTTTCTTGACATGTAAAGCCATTACTCGCAGCACATATCTTTCCATTTCAACTATCCATGatattctctcattttcttctgATTCTTCCCTCACCAAACACGTTATCAAGCTTAACAACAGCCAGACTTGGCTCTTGTATACTTCAGCACCTATACGTTTCACAAATAGCATATCTCAAATTACTTCCCGGGAATTTTCTGGGGTTATTAGGATTGCTATCTTGCCTAATTCGGAACGAAAATATGAGGCAGTGCTCGATAAGTATAGTTCGTGTTATCCGATCTCAGGAAATGCAAATTTGAGTAAGCCCTTTCGTTTGGAGTACAAATGGGAGAAGAAGGGAAGAGGAAAGCTGTTGCTGCTTGCACACCCTCTCCATCGCCAACTATTGTCGGGGAACATTGTGTTAGAGGGTTTCAAGTACAAAAGCATTGATGGTGATCTCGTGGGAGTTATAGGAGACTCATGGGTATTGAAGTTGGGACCAATTCCAGTGACTTGGCATTCCATTGCTGGTATTAGGAAGGAACACTTTCCTGAAGTTGTTTCTGCACTTCGCAAAGATGTTGATGCGTTAACAACAATATCAACACCAGCGTCATATTTCTATGGCAAAGAAGTTGCAAGAGCTGCGAGATTGGCATTGATTGCAGAAGAAGTTGGTTATCCTAAGGCGATTCCAGTGGTGGCAAAGTTCTTGAAAAATGCAGTTCAACCATGGTTAGATGGAAACTATGGTGGGAATGGCTTTTTGTATGAAAGGAAATGGGGTGGTCTTGTCACCAAACTAGGATCCACAAATTCCACATTGGATTTCGGGTTTGGAATATACAATGATCATCATTTTCATTTGGGCTACTTTGTTTATGCAATTGCAGTACTTGCAAAGATTGACCCGGCATGGGGGAGGCAATATAAGCCACAAGCTTATTCTCTAGTGGCTGATTACATGAATGTAGGCCTAGGATCATATTCATATTCCTATTATCCTCAGGTTAGATGTTTTGATCCATGGAAGTTACACTCTTGGGCTGCAGGGCTCCAAAATTATACAGATGGACGAAATCAAGAAAGCACAAGTGAAGCAGTGAATGCATATTATTCAGCTGCACTGTTGGGATTAGCCTATAAAGACAACCATCTTAAGCGCATTGGGTCAACACTTGCTGCATTGGAAATTCTCTCTGCTCAAACATGGTGGCATGTGAAAGAGGGAAACGATTTGTATGGGAAAGAATTCAGCAGGAAGAATAGGTTGGTAGGCATTTTGTGGGCTAACATGAGGGACACGAAACTTTGGTTTGCACCAGCTGAGTGGACGGCGTGTAGGCTGGGAATTCAGGTTCTTCCTATCACACCAATCACAGAGATATTGTTTTCTAATGCAGAGTTTGCACGAGATGTTGTTAATTGGGCATTGCCTTCTTTGAGCTTGAGCGGAGTCTCAGGAAGGtggaaggattttttttatgctttggaAGGAACCTACAACTATACTAGTGCCATAGCCAAGGCAAGGAAGTCGACAGAACACGATGATGGGAACAGTCTTGCCAATCTTTTATGGTGGATTTACAGTCAAAGTGGTGACAAATCTGTGATTGGGTAA